The following are encoded together in the Gordonia insulae genome:
- a CDS encoding acetyl/propionyl/methylcrotonyl-CoA carboxylase subunit alpha produces MPSPSANSISKVLIANRGEIAVRVIRAARDAGIPSVAVYAEPDAEALFVKLADEAFALGGQTSAESYLVFDKILDAAAKSGANAVHPGYGFLSENGDFAQAVIDAGLIWIGPSPQSIRDLGDKVTARHIALKANAPMAPGTKDPVKNADEVVAFAEEHGVPVAIKAAFGGGGRGMKVAYTIEEIPHLFESATREAVAAFGRGECFVERYLDKARHVEAQVIADQHGNVIVAGTRDCSLQRRFQKLVEEAPAPFLSDEQRTKIHESAKAICREAGYYGAGTVEFLVGSDGLVSFLEVNTRLQVEHPVTEETAGIDLVRQQFRIANGDKLEISEDPTPRGHSFEFRINGEDAGRNFLPAPGPITVYKEPTGPGVRVDSGVVEGDVIGGQFDSMLAKLIVTGENREQALERSARALAEFQVEGLATVLPFHRHIVENPAFHGHTDENGDEKFDIYTKWIETDWDNPIEPYTGGEPIEDDESLPRQNVVVEVGGRRVEVSLPGDLTLGGGGGAGNGVVRKKPKARARKKGGNAAVSGDAVQAPMQGTVVKVAVEEGQEVSAGELVVVLEAMKMENPVTAHKDGVVTGLAVEAGAAVTQGTLLLELK; encoded by the coding sequence GTGCCAAGTCCCTCTGCGAACAGTATTTCCAAGGTCCTCATCGCCAACCGCGGCGAGATCGCCGTGCGCGTCATCCGGGCCGCCCGAGATGCCGGTATCCCCAGCGTCGCCGTCTATGCCGAGCCGGACGCCGAGGCGCTGTTCGTCAAACTCGCCGACGAGGCATTCGCCCTCGGCGGACAGACCTCCGCAGAGTCGTACCTGGTGTTCGACAAGATCCTCGACGCCGCCGCCAAGTCGGGCGCCAACGCCGTTCATCCCGGATACGGCTTCCTCTCCGAGAACGGCGACTTCGCGCAGGCCGTCATCGACGCGGGCCTGATCTGGATCGGACCGTCCCCGCAGTCGATCCGCGACCTCGGTGACAAGGTCACCGCGCGCCACATCGCACTCAAGGCCAACGCGCCGATGGCTCCCGGCACCAAGGACCCCGTCAAGAACGCCGACGAGGTCGTCGCATTCGCCGAGGAACACGGCGTGCCCGTTGCGATCAAGGCGGCGTTCGGCGGCGGCGGCCGCGGCATGAAGGTCGCCTACACCATCGAGGAGATCCCGCACCTGTTCGAGTCGGCCACCCGCGAGGCGGTCGCCGCGTTCGGTCGCGGTGAGTGCTTCGTCGAGCGCTACCTCGACAAGGCCCGCCACGTCGAGGCCCAGGTGATCGCCGACCAGCACGGCAACGTCATCGTCGCGGGGACCCGCGACTGCTCGCTGCAGCGTCGCTTCCAGAAGCTCGTCGAGGAGGCCCCCGCGCCGTTCCTCAGCGACGAACAGCGCACCAAGATCCACGAATCCGCCAAGGCGATCTGCCGCGAGGCCGGCTACTACGGCGCGGGCACCGTCGAGTTCCTCGTCGGCAGCGACGGCCTGGTCTCCTTCCTCGAGGTCAACACCCGCCTGCAGGTGGAACACCCGGTCACCGAGGAGACCGCAGGCATCGACCTCGTGCGTCAGCAGTTCCGCATCGCCAACGGCGACAAGCTGGAGATCTCCGAGGATCCGACGCCGCGCGGCCACTCGTTCGAGTTCCGCATCAACGGTGAGGACGCCGGCCGCAACTTCCTGCCCGCGCCGGGCCCCATCACCGTGTACAAGGAGCCGACCGGCCCCGGTGTGCGTGTCGACTCGGGCGTCGTCGAGGGCGACGTCATCGGTGGACAGTTCGACTCGATGCTCGCCAAGCTGATCGTCACCGGCGAGAACCGCGAACAGGCACTCGAGCGGTCGGCGCGTGCGCTGGCCGAGTTCCAGGTCGAGGGTCTTGCCACGGTGCTCCCGTTCCACCGGCACATCGTCGAGAACCCGGCGTTCCACGGGCACACCGACGAGAACGGCGACGAGAAGTTCGACATCTACACCAAGTGGATCGAGACCGACTGGGACAACCCGATCGAGCCCTACACGGGTGGCGAGCCGATCGAGGACGACGAGTCGCTGCCGCGTCAGAACGTGGTCGTCGAGGTCGGTGGCCGCCGGGTCGAGGTCTCGCTGCCGGGTGATCTGACCCTCGGTGGCGGCGGTGGCGCCGGCAACGGTGTCGTCCGCAAGAAGCCGAAGGCGCGCGCGCGCAAGAAGGGCGGCAATGCCGCGGTCTCCGGCGACGCCGTGCAGGCCCCCATGCAGGGCACCGTGGTGAAGGTCGCCGTCGAGGAAGGCCAGGAGGTCTCCGCCGGAGAGCTGGTCGTCGTGCTCGAGGCGATGAAGATGGAGAACCCGGTCACCGCCCACAAGGACGGTGTGGTCACCGGTCTCGCCGTCGAGGCGGGCGCCGCGGTCACCCAGGGCACCCTGCTGCTCGAACTGAAGTAG
- a CDS encoding GNAT family N-acetyltransferase, which yields MEAVEINAGAWYLRALRADDRISDVPALDDLGLDDPAGYVASATAGWSAETAFTWAVCEPTTGELVALIGFRDDGTPVPLQGRARSGHQSALAAATGPVARFGAAAIGLEITDALTDAIPMP from the coding sequence GTGGAAGCCGTCGAGATCAATGCCGGCGCGTGGTACCTGCGCGCGCTGCGCGCCGACGACCGCATCTCCGACGTCCCCGCGCTCGACGACCTCGGACTCGACGACCCGGCCGGCTACGTCGCTTCGGCGACGGCCGGGTGGTCTGCGGAGACGGCATTCACGTGGGCGGTCTGTGAACCGACGACCGGTGAACTCGTCGCGCTGATCGGCTTCCGCGACGACGGCACGCCGGTCCCGCTGCAGGGCCGCGCACGATCGGGACACCAGTCGGCGCTCGCCGCCGCGACCGGTCCCGTCGCCCGGTTCGGAGCGGCCGCGATCGGCCTGGAGATCACCGACGCACTGACCGACGCGATCCCCATGCCCTAG
- a CDS encoding condensation domain-containing protein — MKFIQIREEPIDPGGLVEWMPYVPGGLGTWIHDSRLTSHNHEQHLRSAFEYRLRTRREGGRESWLGVSIEFDEPLSIPAVRATLMRWIDRHEVLRSHVVIKGDGLQRLSTAPGTVKLKMGRIGWYTESGPLVEQIAGAFDRATAPLHWPAYMFATVGREDSFTLLFAADHSLVDGYSLIMAQHELVTLYRAARDHTEPELPEVGSYVDFSAEERRQADQTGADHPAAAIWSTFLRAGRGGMPGFHLRRSDPEPSAARLPGPVVEPGDDSPVPQDAITGVVLDDDAANRFTAVCSAAGGTMTAGVLAAFALVYHRHTGDPEFRCVLPRHTRDDKRWLTALGWFVAVAPFCIDVSDSPTFDQAVVRATAELKRCRQGASLPFLRVAELIGQRGEPRFVISFIDTRYAPGAAAADAGRAKVLRSHSYAPHEVYIWINRTPSGIRVSARFPPEPVAVAAGPEAGVNNPTPPDHPDVPVAEIGDGETTDIGPVHAYLRDFAQLLREIGDTSTFGTQG; from the coding sequence ATGAAGTTCATCCAGATCCGTGAGGAGCCCATCGATCCCGGCGGACTCGTCGAGTGGATGCCCTACGTGCCCGGCGGTCTCGGCACCTGGATTCACGATTCCCGCCTGACCTCCCACAACCACGAACAACACCTGCGGTCGGCGTTCGAGTATCGCCTCCGCACCCGCCGCGAGGGCGGTCGCGAATCCTGGCTCGGGGTCTCCATCGAATTCGACGAGCCGTTGTCGATCCCGGCGGTGCGTGCGACGCTGATGCGCTGGATTGACCGCCACGAGGTGCTCCGCAGCCACGTGGTCATCAAGGGTGACGGCCTGCAACGGCTCAGCACCGCGCCCGGCACGGTCAAACTCAAGATGGGCCGGATCGGTTGGTACACCGAATCGGGACCATTGGTCGAGCAGATCGCCGGTGCGTTCGACCGGGCCACGGCACCCCTGCACTGGCCGGCGTACATGTTCGCCACCGTCGGCCGGGAGGATTCGTTCACGCTGCTGTTCGCCGCCGACCACTCGCTGGTCGACGGCTACTCGCTGATCATGGCGCAGCACGAACTGGTCACCCTGTACCGGGCGGCCCGCGACCACACCGAACCCGAACTCCCGGAGGTCGGCAGCTACGTCGACTTCAGTGCCGAGGAGCGACGCCAGGCCGACCAGACCGGCGCCGACCATCCGGCGGCCGCGATATGGTCCACATTCCTGCGTGCCGGCCGGGGAGGAATGCCGGGATTCCACCTGCGGCGGAGTGACCCGGAACCTTCGGCAGCCCGACTGCCCGGACCGGTCGTCGAGCCGGGCGACGACTCGCCGGTCCCGCAGGACGCCATCACCGGTGTCGTTCTCGACGACGACGCCGCCAACCGATTCACCGCGGTCTGCTCGGCGGCCGGCGGGACGATGACCGCAGGCGTGCTGGCCGCCTTCGCGCTCGTCTACCACCGGCACACCGGCGACCCCGAGTTCCGCTGCGTCCTGCCCCGCCACACCCGCGACGACAAGCGCTGGCTGACCGCTCTGGGATGGTTCGTCGCCGTCGCCCCCTTCTGCATCGACGTCTCCGACTCGCCGACCTTCGATCAGGCGGTGGTGCGGGCCACGGCGGAACTGAAACGATGCAGGCAGGGCGCATCACTGCCCTTCCTGCGGGTGGCCGAACTCATCGGTCAACGCGGGGAGCCCCGCTTCGTCATCTCGTTCATCGACACCCGCTACGCACCGGGCGCGGCCGCCGCGGACGCGGGCCGGGCGAAGGTGCTGCGCAGCCACAGCTACGCGCCGCACGAGGTCTACATCTGGATCAACCGGACCCCATCGGGCATCCGGGTCTCCGCGCGTTTCCCACCCGAGCCCGTCGCGGTCGCGGCCGGTCCCGAGGCGGGAGTGAACAATCCCACTCCGCCCGATCACCCGGACGTTCCGGTCGCCGAGATCGGCGACGGCGAGACCACCGATATCGGTCCGGTCCACGCCTACCTGCGTGATTTCGCGCAGCTCCTCCGAGAGATCGGCGATACCAGCACGTTTGGCACCCAGGGGTGA
- a CDS encoding SufE family protein encodes MSLPAPLAEIVEDFGALGDSDKVTLLLEFSRELPDLPGHLREDAMEPVPECQSPVFLSVDATDPASVRLYFSAPPEAPTTRGFASILHQGLDGASADDILAVPADFYHDLGLGSAVSPLRLRGMAGMLGRIKSQVRAARSGDRAGGPSLGT; translated from the coding sequence ATGAGTCTGCCCGCACCACTGGCCGAGATCGTCGAGGACTTCGGCGCACTCGGCGACTCGGACAAGGTGACACTCCTCCTGGAGTTCTCCCGCGAACTGCCCGACCTCCCGGGACACCTGCGCGAGGACGCCATGGAACCGGTACCGGAATGCCAGTCGCCGGTCTTCCTGTCGGTCGACGCAACCGACCCGGCGTCGGTGCGGCTGTATTTCAGCGCACCGCCCGAGGCACCGACCACCCGTGGCTTCGCGTCGATCCTGCATCAGGGGCTCGACGGCGCGTCGGCCGACGACATCCTTGCCGTGCCGGCCGATTTCTACCACGATCTGGGCCTCGGTTCGGCGGTGAGTCCGCTGCGCCTGCGCGGCATGGCAGGGATGCTCGGCCGGATCAAGTCCCAGGTCCGTGCCGCACGGTCGGGTGACCGAGCCGGCGGGCCGTCCCTCGGGACATGA